A region of Pongo pygmaeus isolate AG05252 chromosome 15, NHGRI_mPonPyg2-v2.0_pri, whole genome shotgun sequence DNA encodes the following proteins:
- the VRTN gene encoding vertnin, with amino-acid sequence MTSRNQLVQKVLQELQEAVECEGLEGLVGAALEAKQVLSSFTLPTCREGGPGLQVLEVDSVALSLYPEDAPRNMLPLVCKGEGSLLFEAASMLLWGDAGLSLELRARTVVEMLLHRHYYLQGMIDSKVMLQAVRYSLCSEESPEMTSLPPATLEAIFDADVKASCFPSSFSNVWHLYALASVLQRNIYSIYPMRNLKIRPYFNRVIRPRRCDHVPSTLHIMWAGQPLTSHFFRHQYFAPVVGLEEVEAEGAPGVAPALPALAPLSSPAKTLELLNREPGLSYSHLCERYSVTKSTFYRWRRQSQEHRQKVAARFSAKHFLQDSFHRGGVVPLQQFLQRFPEISRSTYYAWKHELLGSGTCPALPPREVLGMEELEKLPEEQVAEEELECSALAVSSPGMVLMQRAKLYLEHCISLNTLVPYRCFKRRFPGISRSTYYNWRRKALRRNPSFKPAPALSAAGTPQSASVGEEAVIPWKSEVEEGARKATGEEPPAPRELLPLRMPLSRWQRRLRRAARRQVLSGHLPFCRFRLRYPSLSPSAFWVWKSLARGWPRGLSKLQVPAPTLGKGGQEAEEKQEKEAGRDVTAMMAPPVGASLEDVEGGPSREGATAQGQPHSGSLLSQPVVAAAGGRDGRMLVMDVIATTKFKAQAKLFLQKRFQSKSFPSYKEFSALFPLTARSTYYMWKRALYDGLTLVDG; translated from the coding sequence ATGACTTCTCGGAACCAGCTGGTGCAGAAGGTGCTGCAGGAGCTGCAGGAGGCAGTGGAGTGCGAAGGCCTGGAGGGTCTCGTAGGTGCTGCCTTGGAGGCCAAGCAGGTCCTGTCTTCCTTCACTCTCCCCACCTGCCGGGAGGGAGGCCCTGGCCTCCAGGTGCTGGAAGTGGACTCGGTGGCCCTGAGCCTGTATCCGGAGGATGCTCCAAGGAACATGCTGCCGCTGGTGTGCAAGGGGGAGGGCAGCCTGCTGTTCGAGGCGGCCAGCATGCTGCTGTGGGGTGACGCAGGCCTCAGCCTGGAGCTGCGGGCCCGCACCGTGGTAGAGATGCTGCTGCACCGACACTACTACCTCCAGGGCATGATCGACTCCAAAGTGATGCTGCAGGCTGTGCGCTACTCCCTGTGCTCTGAGGAGTCCCCTGAGATGACCAGCTTGCCTCCCGCCACGCTGGAGGCCATCTTCGATGCTGACGTCAAGGCCTCCTGTTTCCCCAGCAGCTTCTCCAACGTGTGGCACTTGTATGCTCTCGCCTCTGTCCTCCAGCGGAACATCTACTCCATCTACCCCATGCGCAACCTCAAGATCCGGCCCTACTTCAACCGTGTCATCCGGCCCCGCCGCTGCGACCACGTGCCCTCCACGCTGCACATCATGTGGGCTGGCCAGCCCCTCACCAGCCACTTCTTCCGCCACCAGTACTTTGCCCCTGTGGTGGGGCTGgaagaggtggaggctgaaggTGCCCCTGGCGTGGCCCCAGCTCTTCCAGCCCTGGCCCCACTGTCATCGCCGGCCAAGACCTTGGAGCTGCTCAACCGTGAACCTGGCCTCAGCTACTCTCACCTCTGTGAGCGCTACAGCGTCACCAAGAGCACCTTCTACCGCTGGCGTCGGCAGTCCCAGGAGCACCGGCAGAAGGTTGCTGCCCGCTTCTCCGCCAAGCACTTCCTGCAGGACAGCTTCCACAGGGGGGGCGTCGTGCCGCTTCAGCAGTTCCTCCAGCGGTTCCCCGAGATCTCCCGCTCAACCTACTATGCCTGGAAGCATGAGCTGCTGGGCTCTGGCACCTGCCCGGCCTTGCCCCCCAGGGAGGTGCTGGGCATGGAGGAGCTAGAGAAGCTGCCGGAGGAGCAGGTGGCTGAGGAGGAGCTGGAGTGCTCCGCACTGGCGGTGTCAAGCCCTGGAATGGTCTTAATGCAGCGGGCCAAGTTGTACCTGGAGCATTGCATCTCCCTGAACACACTGGTACCCTATCGCTGCTTCAAACGCAGGTTCCCTGGCATCTCACGGTCCACCTATTACAATTGGCGGCGGAAGGCCCTCCGGAGGAACCCCAGCTTCAAGCCCGCACCAGCCCTCTCTGCTGCCGGGACTCCCCAGTCGGCATctgttggggaagaggctgtAATTCCTTGGAAGAGTGAGGTGGAAGAGGGGGCAAGGAAAGCCACGGGTGAGGAGCCTCCCGCCCCCCGGGAGCTCCTGCCACTAAGGATGCCCCTGTCCCGTTGGCAGAGGCGTCTGCGCAGGGCTGCCCGCAGGCAGGTGCTGAGTGGGCATCTCCCTTTCTGCCGCTTCCGCCTCCGTTACCCCAGCCTGTCACCTTCTGCCTTTTGGGTCTGGAAGAGTCTTGCTCGGGGTTGGCCCAGAGGCCTGTCCAAACTCCAGGTGCCGGCCCCCACCTTGGGCAAAGGggggcaggaggctgaggagaagcAGGAGAAGGAGGCCGGCAGGGATGTGACAGCTATGATGGCCCCACCTGTGGGGGCTTCTTTGGAAGATGTAGAGGGAGGGCCTTCCAGAGAGGGGGCCACAGCCCAGGGCCAGCCCCACAGTGGGTCCCTGCTGAGCCAACCTGTGGTGGCAGCAGCGGGTGGCAGGGATGGCCGGATGCTGGTGATGGACGTGATCGCTACCACAAAGTTCAAGGCCCAGGCCAAGCTGTTCTTGCAGAAGCGCTTCCAGTCCAAGAGCTTCCCCTCCTACAAGGAGTTCAGCGCCCTCTTTCCCCTCACTGCCCGCTCCACATACTACATGTGGAAGCGAGCCCTCTATGACGGCCTCACCCTGGTAGATGGCTGA